The following are encoded together in the Pseudomonas sp. IB20 genome:
- a CDS encoding glutaredoxin family protein: MLGGVLKKVLLVLLVVVVIQNWGKIERLFNPSQVVSEQVRASARVVLYSTEWCGYCKQIRRFLDQKGIPYQALDIEKDAQARKAYEALGGGGIPFVDVNGTLIREFNPEAIMAALK; encoded by the coding sequence ATGCTCGGCGGGGTTCTCAAGAAAGTCCTGTTGGTGTTGCTGGTCGTGGTGGTGATCCAGAACTGGGGCAAGATCGAGCGGCTGTTCAACCCCTCACAGGTGGTTTCGGAGCAGGTACGCGCCTCGGCGCGCGTGGTGCTCTATTCCACCGAGTGGTGTGGCTACTGCAAGCAGATCCGGCGCTTTCTGGACCAGAAAGGCATTCCGTACCAGGCCCTGGATATCGAGAAGGACGCCCAGGCGCGCAAGGCGTATGAGGCGTTGGGCGGAGGCGGAATTCCGTTTGTGGACGTGAATGGCACGCTGATTCGCGAGTTCAACCCTGAAGCAATCATGGCCGCGTTGAAGTAA
- the yejK gene encoding nucleoid-associated protein YejK produces the protein MPIRHCIVHLIDKKPDGTPAVLHARDSELAESAAIENMLADLNESYNAKQGKAWGFFHAESGAHPFSGWLKEYFDGGQDFTTFSRTAVEHLQKLMEESNLSTGGHVLFAHYQQGMTDYLAIALLHHSEGVAVTEDLDVTASRHLDLGQLHLAARINVSEWQNNKQSKQYISFIKGKNGKKVSEYFRDFIGCQEGVDGPGETRTLLKAFSDFVESEDLPDESAREKTKTLVDYASSQAKLGEPMGLEELSGLIDEDRPKAFYDHIRNKDYGLSPEIPADKRTLNQFRRFTGRAEGLSISFEAHLLGDKIEYDEAAGTLIIKGLPTQLTDQLKRRN, from the coding sequence ATGCCGATCCGTCATTGCATCGTCCACCTGATCGACAAAAAACCCGACGGCACACCTGCAGTTCTCCACGCCCGCGACTCCGAACTTGCCGAGTCGGCCGCCATCGAGAACATGCTTGCCGACCTCAACGAGAGCTACAACGCCAAACAAGGCAAGGCCTGGGGTTTCTTCCATGCCGAGTCCGGCGCGCACCCGTTCAGCGGCTGGTTGAAGGAATATTTCGACGGTGGCCAGGATTTCACCACCTTCAGCCGCACGGCGGTCGAGCACCTGCAAAAGCTGATGGAGGAGTCCAACCTCTCCACCGGCGGCCATGTGCTGTTTGCCCACTATCAACAAGGCATGACCGACTACCTGGCCATCGCCCTGCTGCACCACAGTGAAGGCGTGGCAGTGACCGAGGACCTGGATGTGACCGCCTCGCGCCACCTGGACCTGGGCCAACTGCACTTGGCGGCGCGCATCAACGTCTCCGAGTGGCAGAACAACAAACAGTCCAAGCAGTACATCTCCTTTATCAAGGGCAAGAACGGCAAGAAAGTCTCGGAGTACTTCCGCGACTTCATTGGCTGCCAGGAAGGCGTCGACGGCCCGGGCGAGACCCGCACCTTGCTCAAGGCGTTCAGCGACTTCGTCGAAAGCGAAGACCTGCCCGACGAATCCGCCCGCGAAAAAACCAAAACCCTGGTGGATTACGCCAGCAGCCAGGCCAAGCTCGGCGAGCCGATGGGCCTGGAAGAACTCTCAGGCCTGATCGATGAAGATCGACCAAAAGCGTTCTACGACCACATCCGCAACAAAGATTACGGCCTGTCACCGGAAATCCCGGCCGACAAACGCACCCTCAACCAGTTCCGCCGCTTCACCGGCCGCGCCGAAGGCTTGTCCATCAGCTTTGAAGCGCACCTGTTGGGCGACAAGATCGAATACGACGAAGCCGCCGGCACCTTGATCATCAAGGGCCTGCCAACCCAACTGACCGACCAGCTCAAGCGCCGTAACTGA
- a CDS encoding HU family DNA-binding protein, with product MAITKDQLIADLAEAVDAPKTTVRALLDQLSQVVADQLENGGEITLPGVGKLKVTERPARTGRNPSTGAAIEIAAKKVIKLVVAKGLTDAVNK from the coding sequence ATGGCTATTACTAAAGACCAACTGATCGCTGACCTGGCTGAAGCAGTAGACGCACCGAAAACTACCGTGCGCGCTCTGCTGGACCAACTGAGCCAAGTTGTTGCTGATCAGCTGGAAAACGGCGGCGAAATCACTCTGCCAGGCGTTGGCAAACTGAAAGTGACCGAGCGTCCAGCCCGTACTGGCCGTAACCCTTCGACTGGCGCTGCCATCGAAATCGCTGCCAAGAAAGTTATCAAGCTGGTTGTGGCCAAAGGCCTGACCGACGCTGTTAACAAGTAA
- the rlmF gene encoding 23S rRNA (adenine(1618)-N(6))-methyltransferase RlmF, with the protein MTAPSTPKPPRKKPKTAATAKPVAPRKEATLHPRNRHTGRYDFPALIKTTPELAKFVIINPYGKESIDFASPDAVRVFNRALLKSFYGIQHWDIPADYLCPPVPGRADYVHFLADLLASVNDGKIPRGSIVKVLDIGMGANCVYPLIGYMEYRWNFLGSEVDPIAVAAAKAIVQSNDLSKVIQLRQQSNPKQILLGLLEPGERFDLTMCNPPFHASMDEATKGSERKWRALGKADPKRKLPVLNFGGQSAELWCEGGEARFVTQLIAESAHFAHKVLWFSTLVSKASNLPAIETALRKAGVLESQVVEMSQGQKQSRFVAWTFQTKNEQQLWRQRSKPYRQIAGNKKPCPDLSGARFFLLRLTC; encoded by the coding sequence ATGACCGCCCCCAGCACACCTAAACCACCGCGCAAGAAGCCTAAAACCGCAGCCACGGCCAAACCCGTCGCGCCGCGCAAAGAGGCCACCTTGCACCCGCGCAACCGCCACACGGGCCGTTACGACTTCCCGGCGCTGATCAAGACCACGCCGGAACTGGCGAAATTCGTGATCATCAACCCTTATGGCAAGGAAAGTATCGACTTCGCCAGCCCGGACGCGGTGCGGGTGTTCAACCGGGCATTGCTGAAGTCCTTTTATGGCATCCAGCATTGGGATATCCCGGCGGATTACCTGTGCCCACCGGTGCCGGGGCGTGCGGATTACGTGCATTTCCTCGCCGACCTGCTGGCCAGCGTCAACGACGGCAAGATTCCGCGCGGCTCCATCGTCAAGGTGCTGGACATCGGCATGGGCGCCAACTGCGTCTATCCGCTGATTGGCTACATGGAATACCGCTGGAACTTCCTCGGCTCGGAGGTCGACCCTATTGCCGTGGCTGCCGCCAAGGCCATCGTGCAGTCCAATGACCTGAGCAAGGTTATTCAACTGCGTCAGCAATCCAATCCCAAGCAGATCTTGCTGGGCCTGCTGGAGCCAGGTGAGCGTTTTGACCTGACCATGTGCAACCCGCCGTTCCATGCGTCCATGGACGAAGCCACCAAGGGCAGCGAGCGTAAGTGGCGCGCCTTGGGCAAGGCCGATCCCAAGCGCAAGCTGCCGGTACTGAACTTCGGTGGCCAATCGGCGGAGTTGTGGTGTGAAGGCGGTGAAGCGCGCTTTGTAACGCAGCTTATCGCTGAGAGTGCGCACTTTGCCCACAAGGTGCTGTGGTTCAGCACCCTGGTGTCAAAAGCGTCGAACTTGCCCGCGATCGAGACCGCCCTGAGAAAAGCCGGCGTGCTGGAAAGCCAGGTGGTGGAGATGTCCCAGGGCCAGAAGCAAAGCCGTTTTGTGGCCTGGACCTTCCAGACCAAGAACGAACAGCAGTTGTGGCGCCAGCGCTCCAAACCCTACCGCCAAATCGCAGGCAACAAAAAACCGTGCCCGGATCTCTCCGGAGCACGGTTTTTTTTGCTGCGTCTTACTTGTTAA
- a CDS encoding valine--tRNA ligase, whose product MDKTYQPHAIETSWYNTWESENYFAPQGAGDSYTIMIPPPNVTGSLHMGHGFNNAIMDALIRFRRMQGRNTLWQPGTDHAGIATQMLVERQLEATGQSRHDLGREKFLEKIWEWKDQSGGNISRQIRRLGSSVDWSRERFTMDDGLSESVKEAFVRLHEDGLIYRGKRLVNWDTKLHTAISDLEVENHDEKGFLWNLKYPLADGAKTAEGNDYLIVATTRPETMLGDAAVAVNPNDERYQALIGKFVELPLVGRRIPIIADDYCDPEFGTGCVKITPAHDFNDYEVGKRHNLPLLNIFDKNAAVLSACQVFNLDGTLNESIDGKIPAEYAGLDRFEARKQIVAAFDAAGLLVSVDDHGLKVPKGDRSGTIIEPWLTDQWYVSTKPLAEPAIAAVEDGRIQFVPKQYENMYFSWMRDIQDWCISRQLWWGHRIPAWYDESGKVYVGRDEAEVRAKHNLGPDVALQQDNDVLDTWFSSGLWTFSTLGWPQQTEFLKKFHSTDVLVTGFDIIFFWVARMIMLTMHLVKNEDGTPQVPFKTVYVHGLVRDGQGQKMSKSKGNVLDPLDIIDGIDLETLVQKRTSGLMQPKLAKKIEKQTRDEFADGIASYGTDALRFTFCSLASTGRDIKFDMGRVEGYRNFCNKIWNAARYVLDKGEDCGQNGEAYELSLADRWIISQLQRTEAEVTRQLDQFRFDLAAQALYEFIWNQYCDWYLELSKPVLWDENAPVERQRGTRRTLVRVLEVALRLAHPFMPFITEEIWQRLAPLAGIEGKTIMLQPWPVANEARIDEAAESDIEWLKTLMLGTRNIRAEMNIGPGKPLAVFVKNASSEDQRRLTENDALLKKLAKLESITVLADGAEAPLSATALVGDMEVLVPMAGLIDKGAELARLDKEILRLQGEVQRVGGKLSNAAFVDKAPAEVIDKERAKLAEAEQALGKLAEQHARISSL is encoded by the coding sequence ATGGATAAGACCTACCAGCCGCACGCCATTGAAACTTCCTGGTACAACACCTGGGAGTCCGAGAATTATTTCGCCCCACAAGGTGCCGGCGATTCCTACACCATCATGATTCCGCCACCGAACGTCACTGGCAGCCTGCACATGGGCCATGGCTTCAACAATGCGATCATGGATGCGTTGATCCGCTTCCGCCGCATGCAGGGCCGTAACACCCTGTGGCAACCGGGCACCGACCACGCTGGCATTGCCACCCAGATGCTGGTGGAACGCCAACTCGAAGCCACCGGCCAGAGCCGTCACGACCTGGGCCGCGAGAAATTCCTGGAAAAGATCTGGGAATGGAAGGATCAGTCCGGCGGCAACATCAGCCGTCAGATCCGTCGCCTGGGTTCGTCCGTCGACTGGAGCCGCGAGCGCTTCACCATGGACGACGGTCTGTCGGAATCGGTGAAAGAAGCCTTCGTGCGCCTGCATGAAGACGGCCTGATCTACCGCGGCAAGCGCCTGGTCAACTGGGACACCAAGTTGCACACGGCGATTTCCGACCTCGAAGTGGAAAACCACGACGAGAAAGGTTTCCTGTGGAACCTCAAGTACCCGTTGGCCGACGGCGCCAAGACCGCCGAGGGCAACGACTACCTGATCGTCGCCACCACCCGTCCGGAAACCATGCTTGGCGATGCTGCCGTCGCGGTTAACCCGAACGACGAGCGCTACCAGGCGCTGATCGGCAAGTTCGTTGAGCTGCCGTTGGTGGGTCGTCGCATCCCGATCATCGCGGACGACTACTGCGACCCTGAATTCGGCACCGGCTGCGTGAAAATCACCCCGGCCCACGATTTCAACGACTACGAAGTCGGCAAGCGCCACAACCTGCCGCTGCTGAACATCTTCGACAAGAACGCCGCCGTACTGTCAGCCTGCCAGGTGTTCAACCTGGACGGCACGCTGAACGAGAGCATCGACGGCAAAATCCCGGCCGAATACGCCGGCCTCGACCGTTTTGAAGCACGTAAGCAGATCGTTGCAGCCTTCGACGCCGCCGGCTTGCTGGTGAGCGTCGACGACCACGGCCTGAAAGTGCCGAAGGGCGACCGTTCTGGCACCATCATTGAGCCTTGGCTGACCGACCAGTGGTACGTGTCGACCAAGCCGTTGGCTGAACCTGCGATTGCTGCCGTGGAAGATGGCCGTATCCAGTTCGTGCCTAAACAGTACGAAAACATGTACTTCTCGTGGATGCGTGACATCCAGGACTGGTGCATCAGCCGTCAGCTGTGGTGGGGCCACCGTATTCCAGCCTGGTACGACGAGTCGGGCAAGGTCTATGTGGGCCGCGATGAGGCCGAAGTACGTGCCAAGCACAACCTCGGCCCGGACGTTGCGCTGCAACAGGATAACGACGTACTCGACACCTGGTTCAGCTCGGGCCTGTGGACGTTCTCTACCCTGGGCTGGCCGCAGCAGACCGAGTTCCTGAAAAAATTCCACTCCACCGACGTGCTGGTCACCGGCTTCGACATCATCTTCTTCTGGGTTGCCCGGATGATCATGCTGACCATGCACTTGGTGAAAAACGAAGACGGCACGCCGCAGGTGCCGTTCAAGACCGTTTACGTGCACGGCCTGGTACGTGATGGCCAAGGCCAGAAGATGTCCAAGTCCAAGGGCAACGTCCTCGACCCGCTGGACATCATTGACGGTATCGACCTGGAAACCCTGGTGCAGAAACGCACCTCGGGCCTGATGCAGCCGAAACTGGCGAAGAAGATCGAGAAGCAGACCCGCGACGAGTTCGCCGACGGCATCGCCAGCTATGGCACCGACGCCCTGCGCTTCACCTTCTGCTCGCTGGCCTCCACCGGTCGCGACATCAAGTTCGACATGGGCCGCGTCGAAGGCTATCGCAACTTCTGCAACAAGATCTGGAACGCCGCGCGCTACGTGCTGGACAAAGGCGAAGACTGCGGCCAGAACGGCGAAGCCTATGAGCTGTCCCTGGCCGACCGCTGGATCATCTCGCAACTGCAGCGCACCGAAGCCGAAGTGACCCGCCAACTCGATCAGTTCCGTTTCGACCTGGCCGCACAAGCCCTGTACGAGTTCATCTGGAACCAGTATTGCGACTGGTACCTGGAACTGTCCAAGCCAGTGCTGTGGGACGAAAACGCGCCGGTCGAACGCCAGCGTGGCACACGTCGCACCTTGGTACGCGTGCTCGAAGTGGCGCTGCGCCTGGCGCACCCGTTCATGCCGTTCATCACCGAAGAAATCTGGCAGCGCCTCGCGCCGCTGGCCGGTATCGAAGGCAAGACCATCATGCTGCAACCTTGGCCGGTGGCCAACGAAGCACGCATTGATGAGGCCGCCGAAAGCGATATCGAATGGCTCAAGACCCTGATGCTCGGCACGCGCAACATCCGCGCCGAGATGAACATCGGGCCGGGCAAGCCACTGGCCGTGTTTGTGAAGAACGCCAGTAGCGAAGATCAGCGCCGCCTCACCGAGAACGATGCGCTGCTCAAAAAGCTGGCGAAGCTGGAGTCGATCACCGTATTGGCTGACGGCGCTGAAGCACCATTGTCCGCGACCGCGCTGGTCGGCGACATGGAAGTGCTGGTGCCGATGGCCGGCCTGATCGACAAGGGTGCGGAACTGGCCCGTCTCGATAAGGAAATCCTGCGCCTGCAAGGCGAAGTGCAGCGGGTTGGCGGCAAGCTGTCCAACGCGGCGTTCGTCGACAAGGCACCGGCTGAGGTGATCGATAAGGAGCGCGCCAAGTTGGCCGAGGCTGAACAGGCGCTGGGCAAGTTGGCGGAGCAACATGCACGGATTTCCAGTTTGTAA
- a CDS encoding DNA polymerase III subunit chi, whose protein sequence is MDTPKPTKKDDHLLDDLESIRQLLGDDGLQPPLLTETVDGEVQIPLLFDMVGGKPAVPQPVAKAPIVEPAPAATATEKAPDALLLHLDNELRAAAQLIMQDVIDDFAPHIETEIKRRLDARMERLLSQYQS, encoded by the coding sequence ATGGACACGCCAAAACCTACAAAAAAAGACGACCACCTGCTGGACGACCTTGAGTCGATCCGACAGTTGCTCGGTGATGATGGCTTGCAACCGCCGCTGCTGACCGAAACGGTCGACGGTGAGGTACAGATTCCGCTGTTGTTCGACATGGTCGGTGGCAAGCCCGCCGTACCGCAGCCTGTCGCCAAAGCCCCGATTGTAGAGCCCGCGCCGGCTGCGACGGCTACCGAAAAGGCGCCAGACGCCCTGCTGCTGCACCTGGACAACGAGCTGCGCGCCGCTGCGCAACTGATCATGCAGGATGTGATCGACGACTTTGCGCCGCATATCGAAACCGAGATCAAACGCAGGTTGGATGCGCGGATGGAACGGTTGCTCAGCCAATACCAGTCCTGA
- a CDS encoding DNA polymerase III subunit chi, with protein MTQVDFYILPSADPSARLDFACKLTEKAWRMGHRIYLHCSDAAQRDDLDARLWRFKGESFVPHGPAESEPEGLIVLGLGDSCGDHHDLLVNLDLKVPAFAKAFARVAEVVVEDPAIRQAARESFRFYREQGYSLQDHRLQRL; from the coding sequence ATGACCCAAGTCGACTTCTATATATTGCCCAGCGCCGATCCCTCTGCGCGCCTGGACTTTGCCTGCAAACTCACCGAAAAAGCCTGGCGCATGGGCCACCGCATCTACCTGCATTGCAGCGATGCCGCCCAACGTGACGACCTCGACGCCCGCCTGTGGCGCTTCAAGGGCGAAAGTTTCGTGCCCCACGGCCCTGCCGAGTCCGAACCCGAAGGCCTGATTGTGTTGGGTTTAGGCGACAGCTGCGGCGATCACCATGACCTGCTGGTCAACCTGGACCTGAAAGTACCGGCTTTTGCCAAAGCGTTTGCCCGTGTGGCGGAAGTGGTGGTGGAAGACCCGGCTATTCGTCAAGCCGCGCGGGAGAGTTTCCGTTTCTACCGCGAACAGGGCTATTCTCTGCAAGATCACCGACTACAACGACTTTGA
- a CDS encoding leucyl aminopeptidase, translating into MELVVKSVSPETLKTATLVVAVGEGRKLSVAAKQLDELSGGAISAVLKRGDLAGKVGQSLLLQSLPNLKADRVLLVGVGKEAELGDRPFRKIISGILTTLKGLGGSDAALALDEIVVKGRDSYGKTRLLAETLVDGGYIFDQFKSQKAEPRALKKITLLTIKAAQAEVERAVTHAQAIAAGMSFTRDLGNLPPNICHPTYLGEQAKALGKEFKGLKVEVLDEKKIKELGMGSFYAVGQGSDQPPRLIVMQYNGGKKSEKPYALVGKGITFDTGGISLKPGAGMDEMKYDMGGAASVFGTLRAVLELKLPINLVCILACAENMPSGGAARPGDIVTTMSGQTVEILNTDAEGRLVLCDALTYAERFKPQAVIDIATLTGACVVALGAHTSGLLGNNDELIEQLLSAGKAADDRAWQLPLFDEYQEQLDSPFADIANIGGPKAGTITAACFLSRFAKNFNWAHLDIAGTAWTSGGKDKGATGRPVPLLTQYLLDRAKA; encoded by the coding sequence ATGGAATTGGTTGTAAAAAGCGTTAGCCCCGAAACGTTGAAAACCGCCACCCTCGTGGTCGCCGTCGGCGAAGGCCGCAAGCTCAGCGTCGCCGCCAAGCAACTGGATGAACTGAGCGGTGGCGCCATCAGCGCCGTGCTCAAGCGCGGCGACCTGGCCGGCAAAGTCGGCCAGAGCCTGCTGCTGCAAAGCCTGCCTAACCTCAAAGCCGACCGCGTGTTGCTGGTGGGCGTGGGCAAGGAAGCCGAACTGGGCGACCGCCCGTTCCGCAAGATCATCAGCGGTATCCTCACCACCCTCAAGGGCTTGGGCGGCAGCGATGCAGCATTGGCACTTGATGAAATCGTCGTAAAAGGCCGCGACAGCTACGGCAAGACCCGCCTGCTGGCCGAAACCCTGGTGGATGGCGGTTACATTTTCGACCAGTTCAAGAGCCAGAAAGCCGAACCGCGCGCCCTGAAGAAAATCACCCTGCTGACTATCAAGGCCGCCCAGGCTGAAGTCGAGCGCGCCGTGACCCACGCTCAGGCCATCGCTGCAGGCATGTCGTTCACCCGCGACCTGGGCAACCTGCCACCAAACATCTGCCACCCAACCTACCTGGGCGAGCAAGCCAAGGCACTGGGCAAAGAGTTCAAGGGCCTGAAGGTTGAAGTGCTGGACGAGAAGAAGATCAAAGAACTGGGCATGGGCTCGTTCTATGCCGTAGGCCAGGGCAGCGACCAGCCACCCCGCCTGATTGTGATGCAATATAACGGCGGCAAGAAGTCCGAGAAGCCTTACGCCCTGGTCGGCAAAGGCATCACCTTCGACACCGGCGGCATCAGCCTCAAGCCGGGCGCAGGCATGGATGAGATGAAATACGACATGGGCGGCGCCGCCAGCGTGTTCGGTACCCTGCGTGCCGTGCTGGAACTCAAGCTGCCGATCAACCTGGTGTGCATCCTGGCGTGTGCCGAGAACATGCCGAGCGGCGGCGCAGCCCGTCCGGGCGATATCGTCACCACCATGAGCGGCCAGACGGTGGAAATCCTCAACACCGACGCCGAAGGCCGTCTGGTGCTGTGTGATGCGCTGACCTACGCCGAGCGCTTCAAGCCGCAAGCCGTGATCGACATCGCCACCCTGACCGGTGCCTGCGTGGTTGCCTTGGGCGCCCACACCTCGGGCCTGCTGGGTAACAACGATGAGCTGATCGAGCAACTGCTCAGCGCCGGCAAGGCTGCCGACGACCGCGCCTGGCAATTGCCGCTGTTCGATGAGTACCAGGAACAGCTGGACAGCCCGTTCGCTGACATCGCCAACATCGGTGGGCCGAAAGCCGGCACCATCACCGCTGCCTGCTTCTTGTCGCGCTTTGCCAAGAACTTCAACTGGGCGCACTTGGACATTGCCGGCACGGCCTGGACCAGCGGCGGCAAGGACAAGGGCGCCACTGGCCGTCCGGTGCCACTGCTGACCCAATACCTGCTGGATCGCGCCAAAGCCTGA
- the lptF gene encoding LPS export ABC transporter permease LptF, which produces MIVFRYLSREVLLTLSAVSAVLLVITMSGRFVKFLAQAASGALDPGSLFLIMGFRLPGFLQLILPLGLFLGILLAYGRLYLESEMTVLSATGMSQQRLLAMTMVPATGVALVVAWLSMSLAPQGAMQFQLLLNKQDAMTEFDTLEPGRFQALNDGSRVTYTETMTNDRANLGGVFISQKNLGENQKDRGISILVANSGRQEVRPDGSRYLILENGYRYDGSPGFADYRAIKYDLYGVMLAKPEISEEVTDRDALPTASLFGSQELRSIAELQWRISLPLLVFIVTLMAVPLSRVNPRQGRFLKLLPAILLYMAYLTILISARGSLEKGKLSPVLGLWWVHGIFLMIGLGLLYWEPIRLKMKSRRGLKELARD; this is translated from the coding sequence TTGATCGTCTTCCGTTATCTATCCCGCGAAGTCCTGTTGACCCTGAGTGCCGTGAGTGCGGTGCTGTTGGTCATCACCATGAGTGGTCGTTTCGTCAAATTTCTCGCCCAGGCCGCTTCCGGCGCCCTGGATCCGGGCTCGTTATTCCTGATCATGGGCTTTCGTCTGCCGGGCTTTTTGCAGCTGATCCTGCCACTTGGCCTGTTTCTCGGCATTCTGCTGGCCTATGGCCGGTTGTACCTTGAAAGTGAAATGACCGTGCTTTCCGCCACCGGCATGAGCCAGCAGCGTTTGCTTGCCATGACCATGGTGCCGGCCACCGGCGTCGCCCTGGTGGTGGCGTGGTTGAGCATGAGCCTGGCGCCTCAGGGGGCCATGCAGTTCCAGCTGCTTCTGAACAAGCAGGATGCGATGACCGAGTTCGACACCCTCGAGCCAGGGCGCTTTCAGGCGCTCAACGATGGTTCGCGGGTGACCTACACCGAAACCATGACCAATGACCGTGCCAACCTCGGTGGTGTGTTTATTTCGCAGAAAAACCTCGGGGAGAACCAGAAAGATCGCGGTATTTCGATTCTGGTGGCCAACAGTGGGCGCCAGGAAGTACGCCCTGACGGTTCCCGCTACCTGATCCTGGAAAATGGCTATCGCTACGACGGCAGCCCCGGCTTCGCGGATTATCGAGCGATCAAGTACGACCTCTATGGCGTCATGCTCGCCAAGCCTGAGATCAGTGAAGAAGTTACCGACCGCGACGCGCTCCCGACGGCGTCACTGTTCGGCAGCCAGGAACTGCGCTCCATCGCCGAGCTGCAATGGCGCATTTCCCTGCCGCTGTTGGTGTTTATCGTGACCTTGATGGCCGTGCCGCTGTCCCGGGTAAACCCGCGTCAGGGCCGTTTCCTCAAGCTGTTGCCGGCGATCCTGCTGTACATGGCCTACCTGACCATCCTGATTTCCGCCCGTGGCTCCCTGGAAAAAGGCAAGTTGTCGCCGGTCCTGGGGCTGTGGTGGGTACACGGGATTTTCCTGATGATCGGCCTGGGGCTGCTCTACTGGGAACCTATCCGTTTGAAAATGAAGAGCCGTCGTGGCCTGAAGGAGTTGGCTCGTGACTAA
- the lptG gene encoding LPS export ABC transporter permease LptG, giving the protein MTKLDRYIGSSVLIAILAVLGIILGLASLFAFIDEVSNVTDTYTVTDVLSYVALTAPRRLYDMMPMAGLIGCLIGLGSLASNSELTIMRAAGVSIGRIVWAVMKPMLLLMACSVLIGEYVAPPSEATAQANRALAQGSGDAQSAKHGLWHRQGDEFIHINAVQPGGLLIGVTRYTFDKERHMLTSSFAKRAQYDAEKWTLSDVSTTHFRNVGQGNNASTEVINVPTEPWDIALKPELLNTVVMIPESLPISGLWSYIHYLKDQGLNNGRYWLAFWVKVLQPVVTAALVLMAISFIFGPLRSVTLGQRVFTGVLVGFTFRIAQDLLGPSSLVFGFSPLFAVLVPTAICALAGFWLLRRAG; this is encoded by the coding sequence GTGACTAAGCTCGACCGCTACATTGGTAGCAGCGTACTGATCGCCATCCTGGCGGTATTGGGCATCATTCTCGGCTTGGCCTCGTTGTTCGCCTTTATTGATGAAGTGAGCAACGTCACCGACACCTACACGGTCACCGACGTGCTGAGCTACGTGGCGCTGACCGCGCCACGTCGTCTGTACGACATGATGCCGATGGCCGGCTTGATCGGCTGCCTGATCGGCCTGGGCAGCCTGGCCAGCAACAGTGAACTGACCATCATGCGCGCCGCCGGTGTTTCCATCGGTCGCATCGTTTGGGCGGTCATGAAGCCCATGCTGCTGCTGATGGCCTGCAGCGTGCTGATCGGCGAGTACGTGGCGCCGCCGTCCGAAGCCACGGCCCAGGCCAATCGTGCCCTGGCCCAGGGTTCGGGCGATGCGCAAAGCGCCAAGCACGGCCTGTGGCACCGCCAAGGTGATGAATTCATCCACATCAACGCCGTGCAGCCGGGCGGCCTGTTGATTGGTGTGACGCGCTACACGTTCGACAAAGAACGCCACATGCTGACCTCCAGTTTCGCCAAGCGCGCGCAGTATGATGCCGAGAAGTGGACGCTCAGCGACGTCAGCACCACTCACTTCCGCAATGTCGGCCAAGGCAACAATGCCAGCACCGAAGTGATCAATGTGCCGACCGAGCCATGGGATATCGCCCTGAAGCCGGAACTGCTCAATACCGTGGTGATGATCCCGGAAAGCCTGCCTATCTCCGGTTTGTGGAGCTATATCCACTACCTTAAGGATCAGGGCCTGAATAACGGCCGCTATTGGTTGGCATTTTGGGTCAAGGTGTTACAGCCGGTTGTGACTGCTGCGCTGGTGTTGATGGCGATCTCGTTCATCTTCGGCCCGCTGCGTTCCGTGACCCTTGGCCAGCGGGTGTTTACCGGCGTGCTGGTGGGCTTCACCTTCCGCATCGCCCAGGACCTGCTCGGCCCGTCTAGCCTGGTATTCGGTTTCTCGCCGCTGTTTGCGGTGCTGGTACCGACGGCTATCTGCGCCCTGGCCGGGTTCTGGCTGTTGCGCCGAGCCGGTTGA